In Janthinobacterium rivuli, a single genomic region encodes these proteins:
- a CDS encoding peptide MFS transporter: MSGATTPNKEAVIPEFKQIMGHPSPLWMLFMTEFWERFAFYGVRWALVLYIVAQFHAGDGSGQAAANLTYGSFLALVYAGALFGGYIADRVIGYQRSILLGAVFMAAGLFCISVPNQDIFNLGLATMIVGNGMFKPNISTMVGKLYTTADPRRDSGFTIFYMGINMGAMVAPVFTQWLAESIFGTSAMPSYKMVFMASGFGMLISLVWFAIGRRALKGIGAPEAGSGNPMRVVWVAVGSLCVIPLMYFLLTVGAEKLQIVLTVLFVGLAVMLMFEGIRNGKVARDRVIAMLLIFVFNILFWMFFEQAGSSFTFLADKIVNRDLGFWIFPTAYFQTVNSVAIIVFAPIIAAIWVFLARHNVNPSIPRKFGLGLLGNALAFGLLIFALSSLVGADNKIPFWTLTTVYVLQSIGELCLSPIGLSMVTKLAPVRLVGLGMGGWFLSTGIGNNLSGIFASHVSGTSGMSVQSALSGYTFGFWSLLGAGVILFLIAPLINKLMHGVK; this comes from the coding sequence ATGAGCGGTGCGACTACGCCCAACAAGGAAGCCGTTATTCCCGAGTTCAAGCAGATTATGGGCCATCCAAGCCCATTGTGGATGTTGTTCATGACTGAATTCTGGGAACGCTTCGCGTTCTACGGAGTTCGCTGGGCGCTGGTACTGTACATCGTGGCCCAGTTCCACGCTGGCGACGGTTCGGGACAGGCAGCGGCCAACCTTACCTATGGTTCCTTCCTCGCGCTGGTGTACGCCGGCGCCTTGTTCGGCGGCTACATCGCCGACCGGGTCATCGGTTACCAGCGCTCGATCTTGCTGGGCGCCGTCTTCATGGCTGCCGGCCTGTTCTGCATCTCGGTACCGAACCAGGACATCTTCAACCTGGGCCTGGCCACCATGATCGTCGGTAACGGCATGTTCAAGCCGAACATCTCGACCATGGTCGGCAAGCTGTACACGACCGCCGATCCGCGCCGCGACAGTGGCTTCACGATCTTCTACATGGGTATCAACATGGGCGCCATGGTTGCCCCTGTCTTCACCCAGTGGCTGGCCGAGTCGATCTTCGGCACCAGCGCCATGCCGTCGTACAAGATGGTCTTCATGGCGTCCGGTTTCGGCATGCTGATCAGCCTGGTATGGTTCGCCATCGGCCGCCGCGCCCTCAAAGGCATCGGCGCTCCGGAAGCCGGTTCCGGCAACCCGATGCGCGTAGTCTGGGTGGCCGTCGGCTCCCTGTGCGTGATCCCGCTGATGTACTTCCTCTTGACCGTCGGCGCTGAAAAGCTGCAAATCGTCCTGACCGTGCTGTTCGTCGGCCTGGCCGTGATGCTGATGTTCGAAGGCATACGCAACGGCAAAGTGGCGCGTGACCGCGTCATCGCCATGCTGCTGATCTTTGTCTTCAACATCCTGTTCTGGATGTTCTTCGAGCAGGCAGGCAGCTCGTTTACCTTCCTGGCTGACAAGATCGTCAACCGCGACCTGGGCTTCTGGATCTTCCCGACCGCCTACTTCCAGACCGTCAATTCGGTCGCCATCATCGTCTTCGCGCCGATCATTGCCGCCATCTGGGTCTTCCTGGCGCGCCACAACGTCAATCCGTCGATCCCGCGCAAATTCGGCCTGGGCTTGCTGGGGAACGCATTGGCCTTCGGTTTGCTGATCTTCGCTCTGTCGAGCCTGGTTGGCGCCGACAACAAGATCCCGTTCTGGACCCTGACCACCGTCTACGTGCTGCAATCGATCGGCGAGCTGTGCCTGTCGCCTATCGGCCTGTCGATGGTCACCAAGCTGGCGCCAGTGCGCCTGGTCGGCCTGGGCATGGGCGGCTGGTTCCTGTCGACTGGTATCGGCAACAACCTGTCGGGCATCTTCGCCAGCCACGTCAGCGGCACCAGCGGCATGTCGGTGCAGTCGGCCCTGTCCGGCTACACCTTCGGCTTCTGGTCCCTGCTGGGCGCCGGCGTGATCCTGTTCCTGATCGCACCGCTGATCAACAAACTGATGCATGGCGTGAAGTAA
- a CDS encoding UPF0149 family protein — MSSISTTTPLSDDEYAELDTLLAAPALAGRAMDVSMLEGFLTAVALSPKQIAPEQWLPWVWDKATGSASPAQDEASERAASLAQRHHAYMVEWLAKDPDSFEPIYVCGPEWSVPAWCTGFVLGTSLDKPQWAALAVSHPQYLAPFQHLATAGELDDDAAETAMDGVIPSVIAINAAWARQRHLKSQAHSQPGATVLRELPKTGRNDPCHCGSGKKYKKCCADADSAAT, encoded by the coding sequence ATGTCCAGCATCTCCACCACCACGCCCCTCTCCGACGACGAATACGCCGAACTCGACACCCTGCTGGCCGCGCCTGCCCTGGCCGGCCGTGCCATGGACGTGTCGATGCTGGAAGGTTTTCTCACGGCCGTCGCCCTGAGTCCGAAACAGATCGCGCCAGAACAGTGGCTGCCGTGGGTGTGGGACAAGGCGACCGGCAGCGCCTCGCCAGCACAGGATGAGGCCAGCGAACGGGCGGCCAGCCTGGCGCAGCGCCACCACGCCTATATGGTCGAATGGCTGGCAAAGGACCCGGACAGCTTCGAGCCCATCTATGTGTGCGGCCCGGAATGGAGCGTGCCCGCCTGGTGCACCGGTTTTGTGCTTGGCACGAGCCTGGACAAGCCCCAATGGGCCGCCCTGGCCGTCAGCCACCCGCAATACCTGGCGCCGTTCCAGCACCTGGCCACGGCCGGCGAACTCGATGACGATGCCGCTGAAACAGCCATGGATGGCGTGATTCCTTCCGTGATCGCCATCAACGCGGCCTGGGCGCGCCAGCGCCACCTGAAAAGCCAGGCACACAGCCAGCCCGGCGCCACGGTCTTGCGCGAACTGCCGAAGACGGGCCGCAACGACCCGTGCCACTGCGGCAGCGGCAAGAAGTACAAGAAATGCTGTGCCGACGCCGATAGCGCGGCCACCTAA